From a region of the Asterias amurensis chromosome 2, ASM3211899v1 genome:
- the LOC139933828 gene encoding NLR family CARD domain-containing protein 4-like, whose product MEQKNSSESPSPGLQSGQKKLHLSQDETGTEAPLGAEESGAEGGIMELGESSQRSTEPLIENNTFTTNVLIGDSKRSFVFVQRDTISLTGTNNPRLRLPPHMSAWTRDDVSTWMKGCLEISEPQAEKFADRVQNGNSLMQYNEENLENSFEFTETEVDKFVTSREAWLSEENKNKDSVFSRVSRTGSADQTVWHFNATYVYNFELNDASDCIVFIEAGTRLQSDDSRSAAVSVNMLIKNPTDSDGQKLTYNAIYEFMKLAAQDISLKGLNEIIKRLEDECGCVVERVERSSIRFIVRFYSQKSLDKFRGQCLNGALAEKLTDHLMTDDDIREVSGKELKIQMIIKDTDYEEAKSILEQSQSPRPGLQSGQTELSQDVTDVEPDLQQHQAIHQSSSASPNQPQTDVHVHGPAFFGPVTNTTVNLPGLSSPDQVQAVASKAEEAVKNVYINRGSYVQMLPWVDDHKRHIMDIFTKLCLVEQVDTRGEIQHKEIDLYEEIFFFKTREGNPIKRIIVSGSAGIGKTTLIDKIAYDWAMGTCQTLNKFKLVFALKMRSLKQSMELTEAISNQLVAYDSVDQSALKDFIDKNQDKVLILLDGFDEFKFDPLDTSSFGSILNILNRNRGPECWVVITSRPPLDKLVNSSLVEKPYTHVRVEGFSDTDKEEYVNKFFPDHVKASKLTEQIKQSETLSDLAKSPMLLLLMCLLMGTTENTLPDTMTRLYNKALNYIFKRKTRDIKDAAISKILISIGKVALDRLISTDESIAFREGDFEKSALDAAMNAGVLTSEMVIDGLDIYQRMYFMHHTFLEYCAAMYWQSLMNTEEFDRILDQIELIESEFLLTHRYDYLLQFCCGDNEACTNRILQKVHEVIEPRLVAICYLESQPKELPPKHIIRSVLAGEDEDDDVVHLYLSDNELFYFLKCVTTLSRGNDYFTNVKKLVVGRLSFQKFGEDLAKSIKLMTNLQSLSLKDSSLSAANTNQILSSLASPSTLTELDLSGSRALGGSVSLLAPQLMKLKRLKELHLVDCSLQAQDVSPIAESTGDTLVKLNVSENRALGGCASIWGPELGKMECLQDIHLTDCSLQGTDIEPIAVALSGVSTVANLDLSSNYALGGGALLWAQHLKKIRHLKALTLEKSWLKDCDMKPISESVSDMPNLVHLNLSENEALGGCASSWALHLKKMILLEELILKGCNLTDCDVKPIAESLSGKCTLAYLDISSNYALGGCASSWAQHFKKISHLQKLKLQYVKQEDMEPIAESVSDLPNFTHLDLTHSLSDGHASLWALHLKKMSHLKELILEWCYLHYDDIEPIAESVSDMPNLIYLDLTMNDNLGGGASLWAQHLRKMSHLKELKLERCNLSDEDIEPIAEAVSDMPNLIQLDLSQNRYLHHCASLWAPHLKQMIKHLKELKMYRCLLTEKDHKHIIASIGLNSSIVKTIPNYSQM is encoded by the exons ATGGAGCAAAAGAATTCATCAG AGAGTCCAAGTCCTGGTTTGCAAAGTGGGCAAAAGAAGTTACATCTATCACAAGATGAAAcag GCACTGAAGCACCTCTTGGTGCTGAAGAATCTGGTGCTGAAGGAGGTATCATGGAACTTGGGGAATCATCACAAAGATCAACAGAGCCATTGATTGAGAACAATACATTCACCACAAACGTGCTGATAGGTGATAGCAAACGttcctttgtttttgttcaacgtGATACTATAAGCCTTACCG GTACAAATAATCCGCGGTTGAGATTGCCACCGCACATGTCAGCATGGACAAGGGATGACGTCAGTACATGGATGAAAGGCTGCCTTGAAATAAGTGAGCCCCAGGCTGAAAAATTCGCTGATCGTGTTCAGAACGGCAACTCATTGATGCAATACAATGAAGAAAACCTAGAAAACAGTTTTGAGTTTACAGAGACAGAAGTCGATAAGTTTGTAACCTCAAGAGAGGCTTGGTTATCGGaggagaacaaaaacaaagactCTGTTTTCAGTAGAGTCTCCAGAACAGGCAGTGCTGACCAAACGGTTTGGCATTTTAACGCGACATACGTGTATAACTTTGAGCTGAATGATGCTAGCGACTGTATCGTCTTTATTGAGGCAGGTACCAGACTGCAAAGTGATGACTCTCGTTCTGCAG cTGTATCGGTGAATATGCTCATAAAAAATCCGACAGATTCAGATGGGCAGAAATTGACCTACAACGCTATTTACGAGTTTATGAAGCTAGCTGCACAAGATATCAGCTTAAAGGGACTCAATGAGATTATCAAGAGACTTGAAGACGAATGTGGATGCGTAGTGGAGAGAGTAGAAAGGAGTTCCATTAGATTCATCGTGAGGTTTTATTCTCAAAAAAGTCTGGACAAGTTTAGGGGGCAATGTTTGAATGGTGCCCTAGCTGAGAAGCTGACTGATCATCTGATGACTGATGATGACATAAGGGAGGTTTCTGGAAAGGAGTTAAAGATCCAGATGATCATCAAAGACACTGACTATGAAGAGGCAAAGAGTATCCTAGAGCAGAGTC AGAGTCCACGACCTGGTTTGCAAAGTGGGCAAACGGAGTTATCACAAGATGTAACAG ATGTTGAACCTGATCTTCAGCAACATCAAGCCATCCACCAATCATCTAGTGCCAGTCCTAACCAACCACagacagatgtacatgtacatggtccTGCCTTCTTTGGTCCTGTTACTAACACTACAGTGAACCTACCAG GATTATCAAGCCCTGACCAAGTTCAAGCTGTTGCATCAAAGGCTGAAGAGGCAGTGAAGAATGTGTACATAAATAGAGGTAGCTATGTACAGATGCTCCCATGGGTTGATGATCATAAGAGACACATAATGGACATCTTCACTAAGCTATGTTTAGTTGAACAAGTTGACACAAGAGGGGAGATTCAACACAAGGAAATTGATTTATATGAGGAGATTTTCTTCTTTAAGACCAGGGAGGGTAATCCAATCAAACGTATCATTGTAAGTGGATCAGCAGGAATTGGCAAGACAACCCTAATTGACAAAATTGCTTATGATTGGGCAATGGGTACCTGTCAGACACTCAATaagttcaaacttgtttttgctttaaaaatgcGCTCATTAAAACAAAGCATGGAGTTAACAGAAGCAATCAGTAATCAGCTTGTGGCCTATGACTCTGTAGATCAATCTGCTTTGAAAGATTTTATTGACAAGAACCAAGACAAAGTATTGATTCTCTTGGATGGATTTGATGAATTTAAATTTGATCCGCTTGACACATCCTCATTTGGTTCGATTCTCAATATTCTGAATCGAAATCGGGGCCCAGAATGTTGGGTAGTTATTACATCCCGTCCTCCCCTTGACAAATTAGTCAACTCATCATTGGTTGAAAAGCCCTATACTCATGTGAGAGTTGAGGGCTTTTCCGATACAGATAAAGAGGAATATGTGAACAAATTCTTCCCTGATCATGTCAAGGCTAGCAAGCTTACAGAGCAGATAAAACAATCAGAAACATTGTCTGATTTGGCAAAGAGTCCCAtgctactgctgctgatgtgtttgCTGATGGGGACCACAGAGAACACCCTCCCAGACACAATGACACGACTGTATAACAAAGCACTGAATTACAtattcaaaagaaaaacaagagacATCAAAGACGCTGCAATTTCTAAGATTTTGATTTCTATTGGAAAGGTTGCTTTAGATCGTCTGATTTCTACCGATGAGTCAATTGCCTTTAGAGAAGGGGACTTTGAAAAGAGTGCGTTAGATGCAGCAATGAATGCAGGTGTCCTCACTAGTGAGATGGTCATTGATGGGCTTGATATCTATCAAAGAATGTATTTTATGCACCACACATTTCTGGAATATTGCGCAGCAATGTACTGGCAAAGCTTGATGAACACTGAGGAATTTGACAGAATCCTAGATCAGATTGAGTTAATTGAGAGCGAGTTTTTGTTGACACATCGTTACGATTATCTGCTCCAATTTTGTTGTGGAGACAATGAGGCATGTACAAATCGCATTTTACAGAAGGTGCATGAGGTAATAGAACCACGACTGGTTGCTATTTGTTACTTGGAGAGTCAGCCAAAAGAACTACCACCAAAACATATTATCAGATCAGTTCTGGCTggtgaagatgaagatgatgatgttGTTCATTTGTATTTGAGTGACAATGAATTATTCTATTTTCTGAAGTGTGTGACAACCCTCAGCAGAGGAAATGATTACTTCACAAATGTTAAGAAACTGGTTGTTGGTCGTTTAAGCTTCCAGAAGTTTGGTGAAGATTTGGCAAAGTCAATCAAACTAATGACCAATTTACAATCTCTATCTCTGAAGGATAGCTCATTAAGTGCTGCCAATACTAATCAAATCCTATCATCATTGGCAAGTCCATCAACATTGACTGAGCTAGACCTCTCAGGGAGTAGAGCCTTGGGTGGCTCTGTGTCATTGTTGGCTCCTCAATTGATGAAACTGAAGCGCCTCAAGGAGCTTCACTTGGTTGACTGCTCACTGCAAGCTCAAGATGTGTCACCCATTGCCGAGTCAACGGGTGACACTCTGGTTAAACTAAATGTATCAGAGAATAGAGCACTGGGTGGCTGTGCATCCATTTGGGGTCCTGAACTGGGGAAAATGGAATGCCTTCAAGATATTCACTTGACAGACTGTTCACTGCAAGGTACAGATATTGAGCCCATTGCTGTGGCACTGAGTGGTGTGTCTACTGTGGCTAATCTTGATCTGTCAAGTAATTATGCTTTGGGTGGAGGTGCATTATTGTGGGCTCAGCATTTGAAGAAAATAAGACACCTTAAGGCACTGACATTGGAAAAGAGCTGGCTGAAGGACTGCGATATGAAGCCTATTTCCGAGTCAGTGAGCGATATGCCCAACCTGGTTCATCTGAATCTGTCAGAGAATGAAGCTTTGGGTGGATGTGCATCATCATGGGCTCTgcatttgaagaaaatgattctCCTTGAGGAACTGATATTGAAAGGGTGCAATCTGACAGATTGTGATGTGAAGCCCATTGCCGAGTCACTGAGTGGAAAGTGCACTCTGGCTTATCTTGATATTTCATCAAATTATGCACTGGGTGGCTGTGCATCATCATGGGCTCAGCATTTCAAGAAAATCTCCCACCTTCAGAAACTGAAATTGCAATATGTTAAACAAGAGGATATGGAGCCCATTGCTGAGTCAGTGAGTGACTTGCCCAATTTTACTCATCTGGATCTGACACATAGTTTATCGGACGGACATGCATCATTGTGGGCCCTGCATTTGAAGAAAATGTCCCACCTTAAGGAACTGATTTTGGAATGGTGCTATTTGCATTATGATGACATAGAGCCCATTGCAGAGTCAGTGAGTGACATGCCCAACCTGATTTATCTAGATCTGACAATGAATGATAATTTGGGTGGCGGTGCATCATTGTGGGCTCAGCATTTGAGGAAAATGTCCCACCTAAAGGAACTGAAATTGGAACGGTGCAATCTGTCAGATGAGGATATAGAGCCCATTGCTGAGGCAGTGAGTGATATGCCCAATCTGATTCAACTGGATTTGTCACAGAATAGGTATTTGCACCACTGTGCATCATTGTGGGCGCCTCATTTAAAGCAAATGATCAAACACCTCAAGGAGCTCAAAATGTACCGATGCCTTTTGACAGAAAAAGATCACAAACACATTATTGCATCAATTGGTTTGAATTCCTCCATAGTGAAGACCATTCCTAATTACTCACAGATGTGA